The following DNA comes from Anaerostipes rhamnosivorans.
GAGAGACACGGCATTACATTTATCGGACCGACTTCCGACATCATGAGAGCGATGGGAGACAAGATCTCTTCCAAGCAAATGGCGATCAAAGCGGATGTTCCGATTATTCCGGGTGTCGACCATGCAGTACATAGTGAAAAAGAGGTTCTTGAGATTGCAGAAAAAGTCGGATATCCTGTTATGCTGAAAGCATCCAACGGAGGAGGCGGACGCGGAATGCGTATCGTCCACACTGCACAGGAGATGCCGAAGGAGTATGCGGAAGCCAGAGACGAATCCAAAAAGGCATTCGGAGACGACCAGATTTTTATAGAAAAGTATTTAAAGAGTCCAAAACATATTGAAGTACAGATCATTGGGGATAATTACGGAAATGTGGTTCATCTGTATGACCGTGACTGTTCTGTACAGCGCCGCCACCAGAAGGTGGTTGAGTATGCACCTGCCTTCAGTATTCCGGAAGAGACAAGGCAGACCATCTTTGACAGCTCTTTAAGACTGGCAAAGGCAGTGGGCTACCGCAATGCCGGAACCTTAGAGTTCCTTGTGGATGCGGATAACAACCCTTATTTTATTGAGATGAATCCGAGAGTACAGGTCGAACACACCGTCACAGAGATGGTCACAGGAATCGACATCGTGCAGACCCAGATTCAGGTAGCTCAGGGATATGCCTTGGATTCTGATGAGATCCAGATTCCTTCCCAGGAAAGTGTTGAGACCACAGGCTATGCTATTCAGACACGTATCACTACAGAAGATCCGTCTAATAATTTCCTGCCAGATACCGGAAAGATTACGGTTTACCGTTCCGGAGCAGGAAACGGAATCCGTCTGGACGGAGGAAATGCGTATGCGGGTGCTGAGATCACACCGTATTACGACAGCCTTCTTGTAAAGGCATGTTCCCATGACCGCACCTTCTTAGGGGCTGTGATGAAGTCTACCCGTGTGTTAAAAGAGACAAGGATCCGTGGGATCAAGACGAATATCCCGTTCCTGATCAATGTGCTGAACCATGAGACTTTTAAGACCGGCCAGTGCTACACTACGTTTATAGAAGATACTCCGGAGTTGTTCCTTCTGCCTGAGAGTCAGGATCGTGCCACAAAGATCCTGGAATTCCTCGGCAATAAAATGGTCAACGAACAGAAAGCGGAAGAAAAACCGTTTTTTGAAGACCGTGTTCTTCCGAAGTATGATAAAAAGAAAGAGATTTACGGCGCAAGAGATGAATTCTTAAAACTGGGAGCCGAAGGCTTCACGCAGAAGATTTTACAGGACAAAAAGCTTTACGTCACGGATACCACGATGCGTGACGCTCAGCAGTCATTGATGGCAACCCGTATGAGAACAAAGGATCTTGCAGGGGCCGCCAAAGCAGCCAACCAATATATGGAGAATGCATTTTCCGTGGAAGCATGGGGAGGCGCGACATACGATACCTCATACCGATTCTTAAAGGAATCTCCATGGGTAAGACTCGCACTGCTGAGAGAGAGAATGCCGAATACGCTGATCCAGATGCTTTTAAGGGCATCAAACGCAGTGGGATACAAGAACTATCCAGACAACGTGGTCAAAGCTTTCATCGAAGAAGCATCTAGCCGAGGCGTGGATGTGTTCCGTATCTTTGACAGCTTAAACTGGGTTGAGAATATGAAGCTTCCAATCGAGACGGCCTTAAAGACCGGAAAGATCGTGGAAGGTGCCATCTGCTATACAGGGGATATTCTGAATCCGAATGAGACAAAATACACATTAGAATATTATGTGAAAAAGGCAAAAGAACTGGAAAGCCTTGGATGCCATATCTTTACCATCAAGGACATGGCCGGTCTTGTGAAGCCGTATGCGGCAGAGAAGCTTATCTCAGCCTTGAAGTCAGAACTTAACATACCAGTCAATCTTCACACCCATGATTCTACAGGCAACGGAGTCAGCACTCTGTTAAAAGCAACGGAGGCGGGAGTGGATATTGTAGACTGTGCCATTGGCTCTATGAGCTCTATGACCAGCAATCCTTCCATGAACTCTCTGGTGGAGGCTCTCTACGGAACAGATAGGGATACCGGATTAGTACCGGATCAGCTCACAGAACTGAGCCAGTATTATGAGAGATTGAGACCAGTCTACAAGCAGTTTGAAAGTGGAATGGATGCTCCGAATACAGAGATCTATAAGTATGAGATTCCTGGAGGACAGTACTCTAACCTGTTAGCCCAGGTAAAAGAAATGGGAGCTGCGGAAGACTTTGAGGAGATCAAAGGTCTGTACAAAGATGCCAATGACCTGCTTGGAAATATCGTGAAGGTGACGCCTTCCTCTAAGGTAGTAGGAGATTTTGCAATCTTTATGTTTAAAAACGGCCTGACCAAGGAAAATATTCTGACTGAAGGCAAGGGCTTATCTTACCCTGATTCTGTGGTAGAATATTTTGAAGGTATGATCGGACAGCCGGAAGGTGGATTTCCGAAAGAACTTCAGGACATTGTGCTGAAAGGCAAGAAACCGATCACAGTCCGTCCGGGAAGCCTGCTTCCGTCAGAAGACTTTGATCAGATCAAAAAAGGACTCAAGGAGTTCTTCTACAATGAATCCATGGAGGACGAGAAAACCCTTCACCGCAAGGCCTTAAGCTATGCTATGTATCCGAAAGTATATGAGGATTACTGCAGACATTTTGAAGCTTATAACGATGTCACAAGACTGGAAAGTCATGTGTACTTCTATGGTCTTAGGAAAGGTGAGGAAACGACCCTGACCATCGGAGCTGGAAAAGATCTTATCATTAAGTTTGTGGATATGTCAGAGCCGGATGAAAACGGTTACCGCCTGCTGGAATTTGAAGTCAACGGTTCCATGCGTGAGGTGAAGATCTTAGACCACAACCTTGAGGTTAAGGCTGACCACAGGATCAAGGCAGACAAGAGCAATCCGGCACATTTAGGCTCTACCATCCCTGGAACAGTCGGAAAGGTCCTTGTAAAAGAGGGAGATCCGGTCACTGTGAATATGCCGCTGCTCACGGTGGAAGCCATGAAGATGGAGACCACAGTTGTATCTAAGGTCAACGGAAAAGTAGATAAGATCTATGTCAAAGAGGGAGAACAGGTCAACCAGGAAGACCTGCTGGTATCTTTTGAAATCGGAGAAGAATAATCTTTCTCATAATGACAGAGAATAAAGGGAAGAAGCATTGCGCTTCTTCTCTTTTTTAAATTAAATAAAGTGAGGATGACAATATGAACGAAGATCAAAGAAATGAAGTGAGAGATACAGGGGAATTAGACTTGGGCGGCATCCATGTGATGACTGTCATAGGAGAGGTGGAAGGCCACCAGCTGTCTGCCCAGAATGCAAAGACAACCAAGTATGAGCATATGATCCCGGCCCTGGCCAAGGCGGAGTATTCTGATGATATTAAGGGTGTGTTGATTCTGCTCAACACTATCGGAGGTGATGTGGAATGTGGGCTTGCACTTGCAGAGATGATCGCTTCTTTAAGTAAGCCTACGGTAACCCTTGTGCTGGGAGGGAGCCATTCCATCGGAGTGCCTTTGGCAGTTTCCTCTGATTATTCATTTATTGTTAAAAGTGCGACAATGATGATCCATCCGGTCCGTTCCAGCGGTACCTTCATTGGCGTTTTGCAGAGCTACCGCAATATTGAAAAGATTCAGGACCGCATCACGCGGTTTATCAGCGATCATTCCGATGTTCCTGAGAAAAAGGTGGAGGAACTGATGCTCCATATCGGTGAGCAGGTAAAAGATGCAGGAACCATTTTAGAGGGAGAACAGGCAGTGGAGCTTGGATTGATCAACGAAATCGGAGGCATGAGCCAGGCCTTTGCAAAGCTTCAGGAGATGATCCAGGATACTCAGGGAAAATAAGGGAACAATTCTGGTTATTGTGTACAGAATAAAGTACAAAAAAAGCAAAAAAATCCTTTAATTTCGCTTAAAAGTAGTGTAGAATAAACATAGATTGTTTTTATTTTAACGAACATTAAAGGAGGAGCTATGAGAGGAATTGAGACCCCGGTCCGAGAGATCAGAAAAAAGGTGTTTACAGAGATTGCAAAATTTGCCTATGAACAACGAGACCTTGAAGAAATCGAGGATCTGCCATACGAATTAGTGAAAGGTGAACTGCCGACATACCGCGACAGTATTTATCGTGAAAGGGCAGTGGTAGGAGAGAGGATCCGTCTTGCCATGGGGATGTCTTTAAGGCCTGCTGATAAGCCTGCAAGAATCACAAAAGGGATCAAGGAGAGCAACATAGCGGAGAAGTACTATGAGCCGCCTCTTTTACAGGTGATCCCTGCAGCCTGCAACGCATGTAAGGATAGAGCTTTTATCGTGGGAGGAGAGTGCCAGGGATGTATGGCGCATCCGTGTATGGAAGTATGTCCGAAGAATGCCATAAGCTTTGTGGACGGATATTCCTACATTGACCAAGAAAAATGCATTAAGTGCGGACAGTGCCAGAAGGTATGTCCATACAGCGCGATCCATGAGAGAAAAAGACCGTGTGAAGTAGCCTGTGGAGTTGGAGCTATTGAGACTGATTACGCAGGCCGTGCTACCATCAATCCGGACAAGTGTGTTTCATGCGGTATGTGTATGGTCAACTGTCCATTTGGAGCCATCGCGGATAAGTCTCAGATCTATCAGCTGATCAAGGCAATGAATGAGGGTAATGAGGTTATCGCCATCTTAGCTCCTGCCTTTGTGGGACAGTTCGGCCCTAAGGCATCACCAGCTAAGGTAAAGGCAGCCCTGTTAGATATCGGATTTGCAGATGTATGGGAAGTGGCAGTGGGAGCTGATGCCGGAGCACTGGAGGAAGCGGACCACTATGCACATGGAGTTGCAACAGGAGAAGTTCCGTTCTTATTGACTTCCTGCTGTCCATCATGGTCTATGCTTGGCAAAAAGTACTTCCCAGAGGTGATCGACCAGATCTCCAATGCTCTGACTCCTATGGTTGCCACAGCCAGAGCGGCAAGGCAGACCAACGAGAATGCAAAGATCGTATTCGTAGGACCTTGTGTGGCGAAAAAGCTGGAAGCTTCCAGAAAGTCAGTCAGAAGTGAAGTAGATTTTGTCATTACATTTGAAGAGCTGGATGGAATGTTCTCAGCCAAGAACATTGATTTCAGTAACTACGACAAAGAAGAAGAGATGAACGATGCGTTCGGTGCAGGACGTGGATATGCGGTTGCCAGCGGAGTTGCCGCTGCCATCGAGGCATGTGTGAAAGAGTACCATCCGGGAGTGGACATAAAGATCGATCACGTAGAAGGTCTGGCAGAGTGCAAGAAGATGCTTCTTCAGGCAAAGGCCGGCAAGAAGAACGGCTACCTGATCGAAGGAATGGGCTGCCCTGGCGGATGTGTGGCCGGAGCGGGAACCAATATTCCGGTGGTTAAAGCAGGCGTACAGGTTAAGAAGTTCGTGAATGAAGCAGAGCAGTTTATTCCGCCTGAGACAGCCAAATATTAAGGCCGGCATCAAGAAAGAACCGTGATTGAAAGCGGTATGTACACAGCATTAAGAAACTCATAAAAACATACAAAAGAGCCTGAAAGGAACCAAAGAGTTCTGTTCAGGCTCTTTACATTTATTTAGGTTAATTGTAAAATAGGCATATAACTCTTTCAAGAAAGGGTTATTGAGCATTAAATTTAAGTAGAAAAGAGATTCCAGAAGAATGGCAGCTAAAAAAAGCAAGAAAAGAAGCACGGCACGAAAGAAGAAAAAGCAAAAAGATTTTGCAGGGTTCTATCAGGAAATTGCAGTTCTGTTAAGTTTTGCAGTTTGTCTTTTTTTATTTTTGAGTAATTTTGGGCTCTGCGGAAAAGTGGGGAGCACTGTAAGTTCCGCTTTGTTCGGAGTGCTGGGTGGTGTTCATTATGTTGCCCCTATCGTTATATTGATCATGATCCTTCTGCTGATTTCCAATCAGTACAACAGCATCTCAGTAAAAAAATCCTTTTTTATTGTTCTGCTTTTGTGCATGACAGCGGCCATA
Coding sequences within:
- a CDS encoding ClpP family protease; the encoded protein is MNEDQRNEVRDTGELDLGGIHVMTVIGEVEGHQLSAQNAKTTKYEHMIPALAKAEYSDDIKGVLILLNTIGGDVECGLALAEMIASLSKPTVTLVLGGSHSIGVPLAVSSDYSFIVKSATMMIHPVRSSGTFIGVLQSYRNIEKIQDRITRFISDHSDVPEKKVEELMLHIGEQVKDAGTILEGEQAVELGLINEIGGMSQAFAKLQEMIQDTQGK
- a CDS encoding 4Fe-4S dicluster domain-containing protein — encoded protein: MRGIETPVREIRKKVFTEIAKFAYEQRDLEEIEDLPYELVKGELPTYRDSIYRERAVVGERIRLAMGMSLRPADKPARITKGIKESNIAEKYYEPPLLQVIPAACNACKDRAFIVGGECQGCMAHPCMEVCPKNAISFVDGYSYIDQEKCIKCGQCQKVCPYSAIHERKRPCEVACGVGAIETDYAGRATINPDKCVSCGMCMVNCPFGAIADKSQIYQLIKAMNEGNEVIAILAPAFVGQFGPKASPAKVKAALLDIGFADVWEVAVGADAGALEEADHYAHGVATGEVPFLLTSCCPSWSMLGKKYFPEVIDQISNALTPMVATARAARQTNENAKIVFVGPCVAKKLEASRKSVRSEVDFVITFEELDGMFSAKNIDFSNYDKEEEMNDAFGAGRGYAVASGVAAAIEACVKEYHPGVDIKIDHVEGLAECKKMLLQAKAGKKNGYLIEGMGCPGGCVAGAGTNIPVVKAGVQVKKFVNEAEQFIPPETAKY
- a CDS encoding pyruvate carboxylase, with protein sequence MQIKKFKKVLVANRGEIAIRVFRALNELGITTVGVFSKEDRYALFRSKADESYQLNPDKGPIDAYLDIKTIIRIAKEKNVDAIHPGYGFLSENPEFVDACERHGITFIGPTSDIMRAMGDKISSKQMAIKADVPIIPGVDHAVHSEKEVLEIAEKVGYPVMLKASNGGGGRGMRIVHTAQEMPKEYAEARDESKKAFGDDQIFIEKYLKSPKHIEVQIIGDNYGNVVHLYDRDCSVQRRHQKVVEYAPAFSIPEETRQTIFDSSLRLAKAVGYRNAGTLEFLVDADNNPYFIEMNPRVQVEHTVTEMVTGIDIVQTQIQVAQGYALDSDEIQIPSQESVETTGYAIQTRITTEDPSNNFLPDTGKITVYRSGAGNGIRLDGGNAYAGAEITPYYDSLLVKACSHDRTFLGAVMKSTRVLKETRIRGIKTNIPFLINVLNHETFKTGQCYTTFIEDTPELFLLPESQDRATKILEFLGNKMVNEQKAEEKPFFEDRVLPKYDKKKEIYGARDEFLKLGAEGFTQKILQDKKLYVTDTTMRDAQQSLMATRMRTKDLAGAAKAANQYMENAFSVEAWGGATYDTSYRFLKESPWVRLALLRERMPNTLIQMLLRASNAVGYKNYPDNVVKAFIEEASSRGVDVFRIFDSLNWVENMKLPIETALKTGKIVEGAICYTGDILNPNETKYTLEYYVKKAKELESLGCHIFTIKDMAGLVKPYAAEKLISALKSELNIPVNLHTHDSTGNGVSTLLKATEAGVDIVDCAIGSMSSMTSNPSMNSLVEALYGTDRDTGLVPDQLTELSQYYERLRPVYKQFESGMDAPNTEIYKYEIPGGQYSNLLAQVKEMGAAEDFEEIKGLYKDANDLLGNIVKVTPSSKVVGDFAIFMFKNGLTKENILTEGKGLSYPDSVVEYFEGMIGQPEGGFPKELQDIVLKGKKPITVRPGSLLPSEDFDQIKKGLKEFFYNESMEDEKTLHRKALSYAMYPKVYEDYCRHFEAYNDVTRLESHVYFYGLRKGEETTLTIGAGKDLIIKFVDMSEPDENGYRLLEFEVNGSMREVKILDHNLEVKADHRIKADKSNPAHLGSTIPGTVGKVLVKEGDPVTVNMPLLTVEAMKMETTVVSKVNGKVDKIYVKEGEQVNQEDLLVSFEIGEE